The following coding sequences are from one Melanotaenia boesemani isolate fMelBoe1 chromosome 17, fMelBoe1.pri, whole genome shotgun sequence window:
- the LOC121656679 gene encoding F-actin-uncapping protein LRRC16A isoform X1, protein MSEEKTDISNELLESVREAVGRSVKLTLRRKVQLEVKGDKVENRVLALASHRAYLLTARVPSKVEQSFNYLDIQGISSNKPTQLVLEHERGPWSLQLGSVEEVDEAIAHIGICLHRICPAGTPVKMMRKLNLKPPERTASLQAKWDDQGSSDLGPCGGFSHQYRCVCDNLGLPYREEVQWDVDTIYLTQDTRELNLQDFAHLENRDLMAIVAALEYNQWFTKLSTKDYKLSADVCDQICRVVTRSSRLEELVLDNAGLKSDFAQKLASALSHNPSSTLHTLNLSNNPLEDKGASTLSAQLAKLPMGLKHLNLSRTSMSPKGVNSLCQALCANPVVASTLIHLDLSGNSLRGDDLPNLHSFLSHANCLETLDLSNSDCSLELVCASLLRGSLKHLSVLNMSRTVFSQRKCKEIPPSFKQFFSCAQALTSVSLSGTRLPLEALKALLLGLGCNPNLSDVSLDLSCCELRSGGSQILEGCIAEIPNISSLDISDNSLDMDLTTLLVWLAKNRSIRHLSLGKNFNNIKSKNVAHVLNNLVYMIQEEDSPLTSLSLADSKLKTDLSIVLNALGSNTSLTKLDISGNSMGDMGAKMLAKALQINTKLRTLLWDRNNISPQGLQDVAAALEKNYTIRFMPVPIMDAAQALKANPEKTEDALLKMEQYLLRNHETRKYLQEQAYRLQQGIVTTTTQQMIDMMCVRVQDHLNSLRFSETNSVQEDMKVAEKLMKDARNSKRLLPNLYHLRSGGPKGACIEAIQDKLESMAGELSRVMDEQLQTLLVSMVDAAEGLCPHVMKRSSLRQELMKASAGRMTIPRSFITTTLLEQSGVDIINRISEVKLSVASFLSDRIVDDILESLSRSQHTLADHLIRKNQPLVHQEPQMEAEVLDETVLQPEDYDQDQKLNWDQKHGLEDIDSCMMTPKSKRKSILVRMLRPISVAFEMEFDLDKALEGVPIHVEDPPLPSPSQTSDRMSAYYGDLPPPPTSPDAMSDSLVELPPVELKTLENHTKLRPKPRGRMKPSRSPREITSSSLPQEAEQNSVIEKLDEGVDDFFSKKVIRLSFKLPSVRGSSTNTPEAADKKRESRKSGFFNLIKSRTSRSEKSHGSPSIKPPQPASSSFTTTAPTSPVSSLLEETTPTFPTPPVKNPVTVAEPQQEQRPQSSNHTDFEMATSPIASKPLEDKGEKKNVENMEKTKNTEKKENPHIHHHFGIPVMGKDLLAEMKARQEKKAKQEKMAEKKPEPSPVVDKVDADKDTEDSRPEPTARFKPPSISLKPPSPQAAKPSPVSSTCGPLSPINPKPSSTCVLEKNKDIKDISAGTPKAPLPALRLMRAPSEQDRESTGHSPVGSLSPLDVEFPFEGDTFDQPIAGTEPSIGSRQWSSLKRSSSPPSGREKDHERTKSLPAYVRPPSQAETDHSSAVEESPTLPADIKSDNKSDESGDETPSM, encoded by the exons CGCGGGCCATGGAGCCTTCAGCTGGGCTCAGTGGAGGAAGTAGATGAGGCGATTGCTCACATTGGCATCTGTCTCCACCGGATCTGTCCAGCTGGCACACCTGT gaagatgatgaggaagtTGAATTTGAAGCCTCCAGAGAGGACAGCATCCCTGCAAGCCAAGTGGGACGATCAGGGCTCATCTGATCTGGGACCCTGCG GTGGCTTTTCCCATCAGTACCGGTGTGTATGTGATAACTTGGGGCTACCATACAGAGAGGAGGTCCAATGG GACGTAGACACAATCTATCTCACTCAGGACACTAGAGAACTCAACTTACAAGACTTTGCTCACCTGGAGAACAG GGATCTGATGGCAATTGTCGCAGCTCTGGAATACAACCAGTGGTTCACCAAACTCTCAACCAAAGACTACAAACTG TCTGCAGATGTGTGTGACCAGATTTGCAGGGTTGTGACTCGATCCAGTCGACTAGAAGAGCTGGTGCTCGACAACGCCGGGCTTAAAAG tGATTTTGCTCAGAAACTGGCCAGCGCTCTCTCACACAACCCTTCCTCTACACTCCACACACTCAACCTGAGCAACAATCCACTGGAAGATAAAG GTGCTTCTACTCTGAGCGCCCAACTCGCCAAACTGCCTATGGGCCTAAAGCACTTAAACCTCTCCAGGACTTCCATGTCCCCCAAAG GTGTAAACAGTCTCTGTCAGGCTCTCTGTGCCAACCCTGTTGTCGCTTCCACCCTCATACACCTTGACCTGTCTGGAAACTCCCTCAGAGGGGATGACCTACCA AATCTGCACAGCTTCTTGAGTCATGCCAACTGCCTGGAAACTCTGGATCTGTCTAACAGTGACTGTTCGCTggagctg gTGTGTGCATCTCTGCTCAGAGGATCTTTGAAGCATCTTTCTGTCCTCAACATGTCAAGAACAGTCTTTTCTCAAAG AAAGTGTAAGGAAATCCCTCCATCCTTCAAGCAGTTTTTCAGCTGTGCTCAGGCTCTGACGTCTGTCAGTCTGTCAGGAACCAGGCTCCCTCTGGAGGCTTTGAA gGCACTGTTGCTGGGCCTCGGCTGCAACCCGAACCTGAGTGATGTATCTCTAGATCTCAGCTGCTGTGAG CTGCGTTCAGGAGGATCCCAGATTCTGGAGGGTTGCATCGCTGAGATCCCCAACATTTCTAGCCTGGATATTTCAGACAACA GTTTGGACATGGACCTCACCACCCTTCTTGTCTGGCTGGCCAAGAACCGCTCCATCAGACATCTTTCACTGGGCAAAAACTTCAACAACATAAAATCTAA GAATGTGGCTCATGTCCTGAACAACTTGGTGTATATGATTCAAGAAGAGGATTCA CCATTGACATCCTTATCCCTGGCTGACTCCAAGCTGAAGACCGACCTCTCCATCGTCCTCAACGCTCTGGGCAGCAATACCTCTTTGACCAAACTGGACATCAGCGGCAACTCCATGGGAGACATGGGGGCCAAGATGCTGGCCAAAGCCCTGCAGATTAACACTAAGCTCAG GACGTTATTGTGGGATCGAAATAACATCAGCCCTCAGGGTCTACAGGATGTAGCAGCTGCCTTGGAGAA GAACTACACCATTCGTTTCATGCCAGTTCCCATCATGGATGCTGCTCAGGCGCTCAAGGCAAATCCAGAGAAGACTGAAGATGCCTTACTGAAG ATGGAACAGTACCTGCTGAGAAACCACGAGACCCGTAAATACCTGCAAGAGCAGGCGTACAGGCTGCAGCAGGGCATAGTCACCACTACCACACAACAG ATGATTGACATGATGTGCGTGAGGGTGCAGGATCACCTGAACTCTCTGAGGTTCTCAGAGACCAACTCTGTTCAAGAGGACATGAAGGTGGCAGAGAAGCTCATGAAGGACGCTAGAAACTCTAAAAGA ctgcttcCCAACCTGTACCACCTGAGGAGTGGGGGGCCCAAAGGTGCATGCATTGAAGCAATTCAGGATAAACTGGAGTCCATGGCTGGAGAATTGTCGAGAGTGATGGACGAGCAGCTGCAG ACATTGCTGGTGTCCATGGTGGATGCTGCTGAGGGTCTGTGTCCTcatgtgatgaagaggagcagcCTTCGTCAGGAGCTGATGAAGGCCAGTGCAGGGAGGATGACTATTCCTCGTAGCTTCATCACCACAACTCTGCTGGAGCAATCTGGGGTCGACATCATCAATAGGATCAG CGAAGTGAAACTCAGCGTGGCATCGTTTCTGTCTGATCGCATCGTGGATGATATCCTGGAGTCTCTATCCAGATCCCAACACACTCTG GCCGACCATCTGATCAGAAAGAACCAACCTCTGGTGCATCAGGAGCCCCAGATGGAGGCAGAGGTCCTGGATGAGACAGTTCTTCAGCCAGAGGATTATGACCAGGATCAAAAACTGAACTGGGACCAGAAACATGGGCTGGAGGACATAGACTCATGCATG ATGACTCCTAAATCGAAGCGAAAGAGTATTTTGGTGAGAATGCTTCGTCCTATCTCTGTGGCATTTG AGATGGAGTTTGACCTGGACAAAGCTTTGGAAGGGGTTCCAATCCATGTTGAggatcctcctcttccttctccttcACAAACATCAGACAGAATGTCAGCCTACTATGGAGACCTACCCCCTCCTCCTACTTCACCTGATGCAATGTCTGACAGTTTGGTGGAACTGCCACCTGTGGAGTTAAAGACACTGGAGAACCACACCAAACTCCGGCCAAAGCCTAGAGGGAGGATGAAACCCAGCAGATCACCA CGTGAGATCACCAGCAGCTCACTGCCACAGGAAGCAGAACAGAACAGCGTAATAGAAAAGCTGGACGAGGGTGTGGATGATTTCTTCTCCAAGAAAGTTATCAGGCTCAGCTTTAA ACTTCCCTCTGTAAGAGGTTCATCCACCAACACGCCAGAAGCTGCAGATAAAAAACGTGAATCCAGAAAGAGTGGCTTCTTTAACCTCATCAAATCCCGAACATCCCGTTCAGAGAAGAGCCACGGAAGCCCCTCTATCAAACCACCTCAACCAGCCTCCTCCTCTTTCACCACCACTGCACCCACTTCCCCTGTCAGTTCATTGTTAGAGGAGACCACACCAACATTCCCCACGCCACCTGTGAAAAATCCTGTTACTGTAGCCGAGCCTCAACAAGAGCAAAGACCACAATCCTCAAACCACACAGATTTTGAGATGGCGACGTCTCCAATTGCCAGTAAACCACTTGAGGACAAGGGAGAGAAGAAGAATGTggaaaatatggagaaaacaaaaaacacagagaaaaaggagaacCCCCACATACATCACCACTTTGGGATCCCTGTGATGGGAAAAGACCTGCTGGCTGAGATGAAGGCCAGGCAAGAGAAAAAGGCCAAACAGGAGAAAATGGCTGAAAAGAAG CCTGAGCCATCACCTGTCGTGGACAAGGTGGATGCTGACAAAG ACACAGAAGACTCCAGACCAGAGCCGACTGCCAGGTTCAAACCACCAAGCATCAGCCTCAAACCACCCTCACCCCAGGCCGCTAAACCCTCCCCAGTATCCTCAACATGTGGGCCCCTCAGTCCAATCAATCCTAAACCAAGCAGCACCTGTGTCCTAGAAAAGAACAAGGATATAAAAG ATATATCTGCAGGGACTCCCAAGGCACCACTTCCTGCTCTTCGTCTGATGAGGGCGCCATCAGAGCAGGACAGAGAGAGTACAGGCCACAGCCCTGTTGGATCCCTGTCTCCACTGGATG TTGAGTTTCCATTCGAAGGCGACACCTTTGACCAACCCATCGCAGGTACCGAGCCCAGCATCGGCAGTAGACAGTGGTCATCTCTGAAAAGGTCATCCAGTCCTCCAAGTGGCAGAGAGAAGGACCACGAGCGCACCAAATCTCTCCCTGCCTATG TGAGGCCTCCATCTCAGGCAGAAACTGATCACAGTTCAGCTGTAGAAGAGAGTCCAACTTTACCTGCTGACATCAAGTCTGACAACAAATCAGACGAGTCTGGTGATGAAACTCCTTCAATGTGA
- the LOC121656679 gene encoding F-actin-uncapping protein LRRC16A isoform X2, translating into MMRKLNLKPPERTASLQAKWDDQGSSDLGPCGGFSHQYRCVCDNLGLPYREEVQWDVDTIYLTQDTRELNLQDFAHLENRDLMAIVAALEYNQWFTKLSTKDYKLSADVCDQICRVVTRSSRLEELVLDNAGLKSDFAQKLASALSHNPSSTLHTLNLSNNPLEDKGASTLSAQLAKLPMGLKHLNLSRTSMSPKGVNSLCQALCANPVVASTLIHLDLSGNSLRGDDLPNLHSFLSHANCLETLDLSNSDCSLELVCASLLRGSLKHLSVLNMSRTVFSQRKCKEIPPSFKQFFSCAQALTSVSLSGTRLPLEALKALLLGLGCNPNLSDVSLDLSCCELRSGGSQILEGCIAEIPNISSLDISDNSLDMDLTTLLVWLAKNRSIRHLSLGKNFNNIKSKNVAHVLNNLVYMIQEEDSPLTSLSLADSKLKTDLSIVLNALGSNTSLTKLDISGNSMGDMGAKMLAKALQINTKLRTLLWDRNNISPQGLQDVAAALEKNYTIRFMPVPIMDAAQALKANPEKTEDALLKMEQYLLRNHETRKYLQEQAYRLQQGIVTTTTQQMIDMMCVRVQDHLNSLRFSETNSVQEDMKVAEKLMKDARNSKRLLPNLYHLRSGGPKGACIEAIQDKLESMAGELSRVMDEQLQTLLVSMVDAAEGLCPHVMKRSSLRQELMKASAGRMTIPRSFITTTLLEQSGVDIINRISEVKLSVASFLSDRIVDDILESLSRSQHTLADHLIRKNQPLVHQEPQMEAEVLDETVLQPEDYDQDQKLNWDQKHGLEDIDSCMMTPKSKRKSILVRMLRPISVAFEMEFDLDKALEGVPIHVEDPPLPSPSQTSDRMSAYYGDLPPPPTSPDAMSDSLVELPPVELKTLENHTKLRPKPRGRMKPSRSPREITSSSLPQEAEQNSVIEKLDEGVDDFFSKKVIRLSFKLPSVRGSSTNTPEAADKKRESRKSGFFNLIKSRTSRSEKSHGSPSIKPPQPASSSFTTTAPTSPVSSLLEETTPTFPTPPVKNPVTVAEPQQEQRPQSSNHTDFEMATSPIASKPLEDKGEKKNVENMEKTKNTEKKENPHIHHHFGIPVMGKDLLAEMKARQEKKAKQEKMAEKKPEPSPVVDKVDADKDTEDSRPEPTARFKPPSISLKPPSPQAAKPSPVSSTCGPLSPINPKPSSTCVLEKNKDIKDISAGTPKAPLPALRLMRAPSEQDRESTGHSPVGSLSPLDVEFPFEGDTFDQPIAGTEPSIGSRQWSSLKRSSSPPSGREKDHERTKSLPAYVRPPSQAETDHSSAVEESPTLPADIKSDNKSDESGDETPSM; encoded by the exons atgatgaggaagtTGAATTTGAAGCCTCCAGAGAGGACAGCATCCCTGCAAGCCAAGTGGGACGATCAGGGCTCATCTGATCTGGGACCCTGCG GTGGCTTTTCCCATCAGTACCGGTGTGTATGTGATAACTTGGGGCTACCATACAGAGAGGAGGTCCAATGG GACGTAGACACAATCTATCTCACTCAGGACACTAGAGAACTCAACTTACAAGACTTTGCTCACCTGGAGAACAG GGATCTGATGGCAATTGTCGCAGCTCTGGAATACAACCAGTGGTTCACCAAACTCTCAACCAAAGACTACAAACTG TCTGCAGATGTGTGTGACCAGATTTGCAGGGTTGTGACTCGATCCAGTCGACTAGAAGAGCTGGTGCTCGACAACGCCGGGCTTAAAAG tGATTTTGCTCAGAAACTGGCCAGCGCTCTCTCACACAACCCTTCCTCTACACTCCACACACTCAACCTGAGCAACAATCCACTGGAAGATAAAG GTGCTTCTACTCTGAGCGCCCAACTCGCCAAACTGCCTATGGGCCTAAAGCACTTAAACCTCTCCAGGACTTCCATGTCCCCCAAAG GTGTAAACAGTCTCTGTCAGGCTCTCTGTGCCAACCCTGTTGTCGCTTCCACCCTCATACACCTTGACCTGTCTGGAAACTCCCTCAGAGGGGATGACCTACCA AATCTGCACAGCTTCTTGAGTCATGCCAACTGCCTGGAAACTCTGGATCTGTCTAACAGTGACTGTTCGCTggagctg gTGTGTGCATCTCTGCTCAGAGGATCTTTGAAGCATCTTTCTGTCCTCAACATGTCAAGAACAGTCTTTTCTCAAAG AAAGTGTAAGGAAATCCCTCCATCCTTCAAGCAGTTTTTCAGCTGTGCTCAGGCTCTGACGTCTGTCAGTCTGTCAGGAACCAGGCTCCCTCTGGAGGCTTTGAA gGCACTGTTGCTGGGCCTCGGCTGCAACCCGAACCTGAGTGATGTATCTCTAGATCTCAGCTGCTGTGAG CTGCGTTCAGGAGGATCCCAGATTCTGGAGGGTTGCATCGCTGAGATCCCCAACATTTCTAGCCTGGATATTTCAGACAACA GTTTGGACATGGACCTCACCACCCTTCTTGTCTGGCTGGCCAAGAACCGCTCCATCAGACATCTTTCACTGGGCAAAAACTTCAACAACATAAAATCTAA GAATGTGGCTCATGTCCTGAACAACTTGGTGTATATGATTCAAGAAGAGGATTCA CCATTGACATCCTTATCCCTGGCTGACTCCAAGCTGAAGACCGACCTCTCCATCGTCCTCAACGCTCTGGGCAGCAATACCTCTTTGACCAAACTGGACATCAGCGGCAACTCCATGGGAGACATGGGGGCCAAGATGCTGGCCAAAGCCCTGCAGATTAACACTAAGCTCAG GACGTTATTGTGGGATCGAAATAACATCAGCCCTCAGGGTCTACAGGATGTAGCAGCTGCCTTGGAGAA GAACTACACCATTCGTTTCATGCCAGTTCCCATCATGGATGCTGCTCAGGCGCTCAAGGCAAATCCAGAGAAGACTGAAGATGCCTTACTGAAG ATGGAACAGTACCTGCTGAGAAACCACGAGACCCGTAAATACCTGCAAGAGCAGGCGTACAGGCTGCAGCAGGGCATAGTCACCACTACCACACAACAG ATGATTGACATGATGTGCGTGAGGGTGCAGGATCACCTGAACTCTCTGAGGTTCTCAGAGACCAACTCTGTTCAAGAGGACATGAAGGTGGCAGAGAAGCTCATGAAGGACGCTAGAAACTCTAAAAGA ctgcttcCCAACCTGTACCACCTGAGGAGTGGGGGGCCCAAAGGTGCATGCATTGAAGCAATTCAGGATAAACTGGAGTCCATGGCTGGAGAATTGTCGAGAGTGATGGACGAGCAGCTGCAG ACATTGCTGGTGTCCATGGTGGATGCTGCTGAGGGTCTGTGTCCTcatgtgatgaagaggagcagcCTTCGTCAGGAGCTGATGAAGGCCAGTGCAGGGAGGATGACTATTCCTCGTAGCTTCATCACCACAACTCTGCTGGAGCAATCTGGGGTCGACATCATCAATAGGATCAG CGAAGTGAAACTCAGCGTGGCATCGTTTCTGTCTGATCGCATCGTGGATGATATCCTGGAGTCTCTATCCAGATCCCAACACACTCTG GCCGACCATCTGATCAGAAAGAACCAACCTCTGGTGCATCAGGAGCCCCAGATGGAGGCAGAGGTCCTGGATGAGACAGTTCTTCAGCCAGAGGATTATGACCAGGATCAAAAACTGAACTGGGACCAGAAACATGGGCTGGAGGACATAGACTCATGCATG ATGACTCCTAAATCGAAGCGAAAGAGTATTTTGGTGAGAATGCTTCGTCCTATCTCTGTGGCATTTG AGATGGAGTTTGACCTGGACAAAGCTTTGGAAGGGGTTCCAATCCATGTTGAggatcctcctcttccttctccttcACAAACATCAGACAGAATGTCAGCCTACTATGGAGACCTACCCCCTCCTCCTACTTCACCTGATGCAATGTCTGACAGTTTGGTGGAACTGCCACCTGTGGAGTTAAAGACACTGGAGAACCACACCAAACTCCGGCCAAAGCCTAGAGGGAGGATGAAACCCAGCAGATCACCA CGTGAGATCACCAGCAGCTCACTGCCACAGGAAGCAGAACAGAACAGCGTAATAGAAAAGCTGGACGAGGGTGTGGATGATTTCTTCTCCAAGAAAGTTATCAGGCTCAGCTTTAA ACTTCCCTCTGTAAGAGGTTCATCCACCAACACGCCAGAAGCTGCAGATAAAAAACGTGAATCCAGAAAGAGTGGCTTCTTTAACCTCATCAAATCCCGAACATCCCGTTCAGAGAAGAGCCACGGAAGCCCCTCTATCAAACCACCTCAACCAGCCTCCTCCTCTTTCACCACCACTGCACCCACTTCCCCTGTCAGTTCATTGTTAGAGGAGACCACACCAACATTCCCCACGCCACCTGTGAAAAATCCTGTTACTGTAGCCGAGCCTCAACAAGAGCAAAGACCACAATCCTCAAACCACACAGATTTTGAGATGGCGACGTCTCCAATTGCCAGTAAACCACTTGAGGACAAGGGAGAGAAGAAGAATGTggaaaatatggagaaaacaaaaaacacagagaaaaaggagaacCCCCACATACATCACCACTTTGGGATCCCTGTGATGGGAAAAGACCTGCTGGCTGAGATGAAGGCCAGGCAAGAGAAAAAGGCCAAACAGGAGAAAATGGCTGAAAAGAAG CCTGAGCCATCACCTGTCGTGGACAAGGTGGATGCTGACAAAG ACACAGAAGACTCCAGACCAGAGCCGACTGCCAGGTTCAAACCACCAAGCATCAGCCTCAAACCACCCTCACCCCAGGCCGCTAAACCCTCCCCAGTATCCTCAACATGTGGGCCCCTCAGTCCAATCAATCCTAAACCAAGCAGCACCTGTGTCCTAGAAAAGAACAAGGATATAAAAG ATATATCTGCAGGGACTCCCAAGGCACCACTTCCTGCTCTTCGTCTGATGAGGGCGCCATCAGAGCAGGACAGAGAGAGTACAGGCCACAGCCCTGTTGGATCCCTGTCTCCACTGGATG TTGAGTTTCCATTCGAAGGCGACACCTTTGACCAACCCATCGCAGGTACCGAGCCCAGCATCGGCAGTAGACAGTGGTCATCTCTGAAAAGGTCATCCAGTCCTCCAAGTGGCAGAGAGAAGGACCACGAGCGCACCAAATCTCTCCCTGCCTATG TGAGGCCTCCATCTCAGGCAGAAACTGATCACAGTTCAGCTGTAGAAGAGAGTCCAACTTTACCTGCTGACATCAAGTCTGACAACAAATCAGACGAGTCTGGTGATGAAACTCCTTCAATGTGA